One Thermococcus kodakarensis KOD1 genomic window carries:
- a CDS encoding tRNA (adenine-N1)-methyltransferase yields the protein MISVGDRVLLVDPRGKRYLVKVEDKEFHTDLGILNLGELIGKPYGAKIQSHRGETFTALKPDINDIIAKMRRGPQIVHPKDAGIIIAYAGISPGDTVIEAGAGSGALTIFLANAVGPTGKVISYEVRKDFYEIAKKNVELAGFSDRVVLKNKSIYDGIDEKEADHIVLDLPQPENVLPHAVDVLRPGGYFVAYTPCMNQVHRFFRALEEFKGEFMRPRVVEVLVREQEVKRECMRPKTTMLAHTGYITFLRKL from the coding sequence ATGATATCAGTCGGAGATAGAGTTCTTCTCGTTGATCCACGGGGGAAACGGTATCTTGTGAAAGTTGAGGATAAAGAGTTCCACACTGACCTTGGCATCTTGAACTTGGGCGAGCTTATAGGAAAGCCCTACGGCGCTAAAATTCAGAGCCACAGAGGGGAGACTTTCACGGCTCTCAAGCCGGACATCAACGACATCATAGCAAAAATGAGAAGAGGTCCCCAGATAGTCCACCCTAAGGACGCTGGAATAATCATAGCCTACGCTGGAATTTCACCGGGCGACACGGTCATCGAGGCAGGGGCAGGAAGCGGAGCGCTCACAATATTCTTGGCAAACGCTGTTGGGCCGACGGGAAAGGTAATAAGCTACGAGGTGAGAAAGGACTTCTACGAGATAGCAAAGAAGAACGTGGAGTTAGCAGGCTTTTCCGATCGGGTAGTCCTGAAAAATAAGAGCATTTACGACGGGATAGATGAGAAAGAAGCCGACCACATAGTCCTTGACCTTCCCCAGCCTGAGAACGTCCTGCCGCATGCAGTTGATGTCCTCAGACCGGGAGGATATTTTGTTGCCTATACCCCATGCATGAACCAGGTGCACCGCTTTTTCAGGGCGCTTGAAGAGTTCAAAGGAGAGTTCATGAGGCCAAGGGTTGTGGAAGTCCTCGTTAGGGAGCAGGAAGTCAAAAGAGAGTGCATGAGGCCGAAGACGACGATGCTGGCACACACGGGCTACATAACCTTCCTCAGGAAGCTGTGA
- a CDS encoding sulfide/dihydroorotate dehydrogenase-like FAD/NAD-binding protein — translation MPYKILDKKELAMNEVWYKIHAPHVAKKVQPGQFVIVRAFPNGERIPLTPVTWDREEGWITLITFVRGKTTMRMANELKPGDEILNVAGPLGNPAPMEKFGRVLAIGLITGIVEVFPIARAWQEIGNEVTTLHVSPNPMVILREEFEQSVSRHIVEGFDLQPGWGMNEIAQELVKRATAKVRELLENEHFDMVLTVGPAGGQKAIFNVVKEYGIPMHADLHPIMVDATGMCGACRVTVGGEVKFACIDGPGFDAYKVDWDELIHRTGFYAPLERLALEHYLKQLQAQGGEQ, via the coding sequence ATGCCTTACAAGATACTCGACAAAAAGGAGCTGGCCATGAATGAGGTGTGGTACAAGATACACGCTCCCCACGTCGCTAAAAAGGTTCAGCCCGGCCAGTTTGTTATCGTCAGGGCATTTCCCAACGGAGAGAGGATCCCCCTAACTCCCGTCACATGGGACAGGGAGGAGGGCTGGATAACCCTCATTACCTTTGTCCGCGGAAAAACGACCATGAGGATGGCCAACGAGCTCAAGCCCGGAGATGAGATCCTCAACGTCGCCGGTCCGCTCGGAAACCCCGCCCCGATGGAGAAGTTCGGAAGGGTTTTGGCTATAGGTCTCATAACGGGTATCGTTGAAGTTTTCCCGATAGCCAGGGCCTGGCAGGAGATAGGAAACGAGGTTACCACTCTTCACGTCTCCCCGAACCCAATGGTAATCCTGAGGGAAGAGTTTGAGCAGAGCGTCTCCAGGCACATCGTCGAGGGCTTTGACCTTCAGCCCGGCTGGGGGATGAACGAGATAGCGCAGGAGCTTGTGAAGAGAGCCACAGCCAAGGTCAGGGAGCTCCTTGAGAACGAGCACTTTGATATGGTGCTCACCGTCGGCCCTGCTGGCGGCCAGAAGGCGATATTCAACGTCGTTAAGGAGTATGGAATCCCGATGCACGCCGACCTTCACCCAATCATGGTTGATGCAACCGGAATGTGCGGAGCATGCCGTGTTACCGTTGGAGGAGAGGTGAAGTTCGCCTGCATCGACGGGCCTGGGTTCGACGCCTATAAGGTCGACTGGGACGAGCTGATACACAGGACGGGTTTCTACGCCCCGCTTGAGAGGCTCGCCCTTGAGCACTATCTAAAGCAACTCCAGGCCCAGGGAGGTGAGCAGTGA
- a CDS encoding Lrp/AsnC family transcriptional regulator, producing MVRAYVLLTVEIGKVESVIEALRKMPGVTKADAVTGPYDAIVHIEAKDLGELTRKILHDIHNIDGVIDTTTAIVVETEEE from the coding sequence ATGGTTAGGGCCTACGTGTTGCTTACTGTTGAAATTGGAAAGGTCGAGAGCGTTATAGAGGCTCTCAGGAAGATGCCGGGAGTTACGAAGGCAGACGCCGTCACCGGCCCCTACGATGCGATAGTCCACATCGAGGCCAAGGACCTCGGCGAGCTGACCAGAAAGATACTCCACGACATACACAACATTGACGGCGTTATCGACACAACCACTGCAATAGTAGTGGAGACAGAAGAGGAGTGA
- the rpl18a gene encoding 50S ribosomal protein L18Ae, giving the protein MEVKVFRVKGTFERLGKKQPFTKEYRALKEEHVRELVYSDIGSKHRVPRTKIWIESIEEIKPEEAEDPVVRRLSLEL; this is encoded by the coding sequence ATGGAGGTCAAGGTTTTCCGCGTCAAGGGTACCTTTGAGAGGCTCGGAAAGAAGCAGCCTTTCACCAAGGAGTACAGGGCCCTCAAGGAGGAGCACGTAAGGGAGCTCGTTTACTCTGACATCGGGAGCAAGCACAGGGTTCCGAGAACAAAGATATGGATTGAGAGCATCGAGGAGATAAAGCCAGAAGAGGCCGAGGACCCGGTCGTCAGAAGGCTCAGCCTCGAGCTTTGA
- a CDS encoding 50S ribosomal protein L39e has translation MARNKPFAKKLRLAKAAKQNRRVPVWVIVKTNRKVITHPKRRHWRRTKLKE, from the coding sequence ATGGCCAGGAACAAGCCGTTTGCGAAGAAGCTCAGGCTCGCCAAGGCTGCAAAGCAGAACAGGCGCGTCCCTGTTTGGGTTATTGTGAAGACCAACAGGAAAGTTATCACTCACCCGAAGAGGAGACACTGGAGGAGGACAAAGCTTAAGGAGTGA
- a CDS encoding signal recognition particle protein Srp19, translating to MKFVVWPSEIDSRLPRKYGRLVKKEVALEAPTPEEIRDAAEILGMKVIEFEPEKLNPRLSGIDEELRTKGMLRIESPYPKGKSLRMICEKIRELRAKKRKAHGKRKKR from the coding sequence ATGAAGTTCGTAGTGTGGCCGAGCGAGATAGATTCGCGGTTGCCTCGAAAATACGGCAGGCTAGTTAAAAAAGAGGTCGCCCTTGAAGCCCCCACCCCAGAGGAAATACGCGATGCCGCTGAAATTCTCGGTATGAAGGTCATTGAGTTCGAACCTGAAAAGCTGAATCCCAGACTGTCGGGCATCGATGAGGAGCTCAGGACAAAGGGAATGCTACGGATCGAGAGCCCATACCCCAAGGGCAAAAGTCTCAGAATGATTTGTGAGAAAATCAGAGAACTCAGGGCAAAGAAGCGCAAAGCCCACGGCAAGAGAAAGAAGAGGTAA
- a CDS encoding DUF257 family protein: protein MSNEGALHDFIRAIVPGDIVLIKYSSNAPVEKIAWGEIIPSIHDHGIVSIDFWGIGDILMRKFAKTSGVEYTKILDVIREIKIIKIGPGAASYGEVLEDIVPTYEPQNFLRNYHSILSRISRLPRKPKYAVVFGLSHYIYFNPEKALKSILTAVGTIPAGDLAIISFVNTSILNEAHIGILEELSTKVAEVSGGKIIVAGGERI, encoded by the coding sequence ATGTCTAATGAAGGAGCACTTCATGACTTTATCAGGGCTATAGTGCCGGGTGACATTGTTTTAATCAAGTACTCTTCCAATGCACCCGTGGAGAAAATAGCGTGGGGTGAGATAATACCTTCCATCCACGACCACGGAATCGTGTCAATAGATTTCTGGGGTATTGGTGACATACTCATGAGAAAGTTTGCAAAGACCAGCGGGGTTGAGTATACGAAAATCCTCGACGTTATAAGGGAAATAAAGATCATTAAAATCGGACCTGGAGCAGCCTCGTACGGTGAAGTGCTTGAGGACATAGTCCCCACGTATGAGCCGCAGAACTTCTTAAGGAATTACCATTCCATACTCAGCAGAATTTCCAGACTTCCTCGGAAGCCCAAGTACGCAGTGGTCTTTGGACTCTCCCATTACATATACTTCAATCCTGAAAAAGCCCTGAAATCAATATTGACTGCAGTTGGTACAATACCGGCGGGAGATCTTGCCATTATCAGCTTCGTTAACACCAGCATACTAAACGAGGCACACATTGGAATCCTCGAAGAGCTTAGCACAAAAGTTGCCGAGGTTTCTGGGGGGAAGATTATCGTGGCCGGAGGAGAGAGAATATGA
- a CDS encoding NfeD family protein produces MDPFPIFLLILGLLIILLDMMVTAFITPIGVTFAVLGILLGFGWNFTESFVVALIFGVLAYILVGRYIRKDVVDIGEKEKKYTFELVGKRGRVVKVAEDHYLVELEGDNWIALSDDKLEVGDTVEVVKVDGVKLIVKKV; encoded by the coding sequence TCCCGATTTTTCTCCTCATCCTTGGACTGCTCATAATCCTGCTCGACATGATGGTTACGGCATTCATAACACCCATAGGGGTTACCTTTGCCGTTCTTGGGATTCTCTTAGGCTTCGGCTGGAACTTCACGGAGAGCTTTGTCGTTGCGTTGATCTTCGGCGTCCTCGCCTACATCCTCGTCGGCAGGTACATCAGAAAGGACGTCGTGGACATTGGAGAAAAGGAGAAGAAGTACACCTTCGAGCTGGTAGGGAAGAGGGGGAGAGTCGTTAAAGTAGCGGAAGACCACTACCTCGTTGAGCTTGAGGGGGACAACTGGATAGCGCTCAGTGATGATAAGCTCGAAGTCGGGGACACGGTTGAAGTGGTCAAGGTTGATGGGGTCAAGCTGATCGTGAAGAAAGTCTGA
- a CDS encoding RNA-binding domain-containing protein, whose product MSELFEEVEVEAYVYPTEDIEKVKKAMLNLIPDLEFEAFDRGDYIILTAKTRSRKALSRLYELFRGQAILDTARSFLEEGYFGEEIIIKVNKQAAYAGVVNFNEESPLGPITIIIRTKDPQRLMKWLAPRTKDGVPIE is encoded by the coding sequence ATGAGCGAGCTGTTTGAGGAAGTTGAGGTTGAGGCTTATGTTTACCCGACGGAGGATATTGAGAAAGTTAAGAAGGCGATGCTGAACCTTATCCCAGATTTGGAGTTCGAGGCCTTTGACAGGGGGGACTATATAATCCTCACCGCGAAGACTAGGAGCAGGAAGGCCCTCAGCAGGCTCTATGAACTCTTCAGGGGGCAGGCGATACTTGATACTGCGAGGAGCTTCCTTGAGGAGGGCTACTTCGGCGAGGAGATTATCATCAAGGTGAACAAGCAGGCCGCTTATGCAGGTGTCGTGAACTTCAACGAGGAAAGCCCGCTCGGCCCGATAACGATAATCATAAGGACGAAAGACCCGCAGAGGCTTATGAAGTGGCTCGCGCCGAGGACTAAGGATGGCGTTCCGATAGAGTGA
- a CDS encoding dephospho-CoA kinase — protein MIVIVTGMPGSGKSKIVKEFEKRGFPSVSLGDIVREETLKRGLELTKENVAKVSIRLRQELGQNAVAKLAVEKVRALLKGSQVVVIDGVRSLDEVGTFRGAFPEENIIIVAVHTPPRQRFERLKARGRHDDPQTWEDFEERDWKELRFGIGGVIAMADYMLVNNGSREEYEAEVKKLVDEIISKL, from the coding sequence ATGATAGTCATAGTCACTGGAATGCCTGGTTCTGGAAAGAGTAAAATCGTAAAGGAGTTTGAGAAGAGAGGTTTTCCAAGCGTTTCTCTCGGGGACATCGTCAGGGAGGAAACCCTAAAGCGCGGTCTTGAGCTTACCAAGGAGAACGTTGCCAAGGTCAGCATACGGTTGAGGCAGGAACTCGGGCAGAACGCCGTTGCAAAGCTCGCCGTCGAGAAAGTGAGAGCGCTTTTAAAAGGTTCGCAGGTCGTCGTTATAGACGGCGTCCGCTCCCTTGATGAGGTGGGGACCTTTAGGGGGGCTTTTCCGGAAGAGAACATCATTATAGTTGCAGTCCACACACCACCGAGGCAGCGCTTTGAGAGGCTCAAAGCTAGGGGCAGACACGACGACCCGCAGACCTGGGAGGACTTTGAGGAGAGGGACTGGAAGGAGCTCCGCTTTGGCATCGGAGGAGTTATAGCGATGGCCGACTACATGCTGGTGAACAACGGCTCCAGAGAAGAGTACGAAGCTGAAGTGAAAAAGCTCGTTGATGAAATTATCTCGAAGCTTTGA
- a CDS encoding glycosyltransferase family 4 protein, whose translation MKIALVSDWYYPKIGGVATHMHQLAIYLKKLGHDVSIVTNDLKTGKEKELEELGVGLVKVPGVISPVLGINITYGLKSNRELGEFLVDFDVVHAHHAFTPLSLKAVKAGRTLEKATLLTTHSISFSHESSLWKALGLTFPLLNHYLKYPHEIIAVSKAAKAFVEHFTDSPVRVIPNGVDDERFRPLSNKERELVREELGINGDLILYVSRMSFRKGPHVLLNAFQNIAREKEDVTLVMVGSGEMLPFLKAQAKFLGIEDHVRFMGYVPDGLLPKLYASADVFVLSSTTAEAFGIVVLEAMASGIPVVTTTVGGIPEVVKESESGILVPPGDEAALAEAVLKLLSDKGLAKKFGEAGRKAVETCYSWKVVAGEIEKVYEEVLSEL comes from the coding sequence ATGAAAATAGCCCTCGTCAGCGACTGGTACTACCCAAAGATCGGCGGCGTCGCCACTCATATGCACCAGCTTGCAATCTATCTGAAAAAGCTCGGCCACGACGTTTCAATAGTGACTAATGATCTAAAAACGGGAAAGGAAAAAGAGCTTGAAGAGCTGGGGGTAGGATTGGTTAAAGTCCCGGGTGTCATCAGTCCGGTGCTCGGGATAAACATAACCTACGGGCTGAAGTCGAACAGAGAACTAGGCGAGTTTCTCGTGGATTTTGATGTTGTCCACGCCCACCACGCCTTCACTCCACTCTCGCTGAAGGCGGTTAAGGCCGGGAGAACTCTCGAAAAGGCAACACTCCTCACAACCCACAGCATATCCTTCTCCCACGAGTCTTCCCTATGGAAGGCCCTTGGGTTGACTTTTCCACTCCTCAACCACTATCTAAAATACCCCCATGAAATAATAGCCGTTAGCAAGGCTGCGAAGGCGTTCGTAGAACACTTCACGGATTCTCCAGTTAGAGTTATTCCGAACGGCGTCGATGACGAGCGCTTCAGACCACTGAGCAATAAAGAGAGAGAACTGGTGAGAGAAGAGCTTGGAATAAACGGAGACTTAATTCTCTACGTTAGCAGGATGTCCTTCAGGAAAGGGCCCCACGTGCTCCTCAACGCCTTCCAGAACATAGCAAGGGAAAAGGAAGATGTCACACTTGTTATGGTCGGCTCTGGCGAGATGCTTCCCTTCCTGAAAGCGCAGGCAAAATTCCTGGGCATTGAAGACCACGTGAGGTTTATGGGCTATGTCCCTGATGGACTTCTTCCGAAGCTCTATGCTTCCGCAGATGTTTTTGTCCTGTCATCAACAACGGCAGAGGCCTTTGGGATAGTAGTGCTTGAGGCGATGGCCTCTGGAATTCCAGTTGTCACGACAACGGTTGGTGGGATCCCTGAAGTCGTTAAAGAAAGTGAAAGCGGCATACTCGTCCCCCCTGGCGACGAAGCGGCACTTGCCGAGGCAGTCTTAAAGCTCCTCTCCGACAAAGGGCTTGCCAAAAAGTTTGGAGAAGCCGGGAGAAAAGCCGTTGAAACGTGCTACTCCTGGAAGGTTGTTGCGGGCGAGATAGAAAAAGTGTACGAAGAGGTTTTAAGCGAGTTGTAG
- a CDS encoding thymidine kinase, with amino-acid sequence MHPGGFLEVITGPMFAGKTTELIKRVERQIFAKRKAALFKPAIDNRYSEREVVAHNGLRYEAFVVPTTEKGVERIKEITLNEGYEVIGIDEVQFFPMSVVEALNELADQGIYVIASGLNLDFKGDPFPVTKELLVRADNIVYLTAVCTVCGKPATRSQRLIDGKPAPRNSPVILVGGRESYEARCREHHLVPDE; translated from the coding sequence ATGCACCCGGGCGGTTTTCTTGAGGTCATAACTGGCCCAATGTTTGCCGGAAAGACTACCGAGCTGATCAAAAGGGTCGAGAGACAGATTTTCGCCAAGAGAAAGGCAGCCTTATTCAAACCGGCCATAGACAATCGCTATTCCGAAAGGGAAGTCGTTGCACACAACGGGCTCAGGTACGAGGCCTTCGTAGTGCCGACCACAGAAAAAGGAGTTGAAAGGATAAAGGAGATAACGCTCAATGAGGGCTACGAGGTCATTGGAATAGACGAAGTTCAGTTCTTTCCGATGTCAGTTGTGGAGGCCTTAAACGAGCTCGCCGATCAGGGAATTTACGTCATAGCCAGCGGGCTCAACCTCGACTTCAAGGGCGACCCGTTCCCTGTGACGAAAGAACTCCTCGTGAGGGCGGACAACATCGTCTATCTGACGGCGGTCTGTACGGTCTGCGGAAAGCCCGCGACGAGGAGTCAGAGATTGATAGACGGGAAGCCCGCTCCAAGGAATTCGCCGGTCATCCTCGTTGGGGGAAGGGAAAGCTACGAAGCAAGATGCAGGGAGCATCACCTGGTTCCCGACGAATGA
- a CDS encoding 50S ribosomal protein L31e, translating to MPIKPGEEVIFVVPINKIKKRVPRWKRAPRAARFVREWIARHAKADEVIIGTDVNEKIWERGAEKPPGKLRVKVVVEESEGKRIARVSLA from the coding sequence ATGCCGATCAAGCCCGGTGAAGAGGTCATATTCGTCGTCCCGATAAACAAGATCAAGAAGAGGGTTCCCCGCTGGAAGAGGGCACCGAGGGCTGCCCGCTTCGTCCGCGAGTGGATAGCCAGGCACGCCAAGGCTGACGAGGTCATAATAGGCACCGACGTCAACGAGAAGATCTGGGAGCGCGGCGCTGAGAAGCCGCCAGGAAAGCTCCGCGTCAAGGTTGTCGTTGAGGAGAGCGAGGGGAAGAGGATAGCAAGGGTCTCCCTCGCCTGA
- a CDS encoding UbiA prenyltransferase family protein gives MASVSAVIRNFRPLEGRAYIGLIGLAILMNAKWVSRDEALLAFIAGVFFVWYAFSINNCFDVDTDSLNPDKVKRNPIASGELSFWEGVAISVVLALLGTAIASRTNTLMFIFYLLMTLLATIYSAPPRLKARPVVDVLSHGLFFGGLPFLYGASMDGRISGIEALIALSVTLYSFALELRNHLGDYESDLKAGLKTTPIALGKKASETLVVVFSWASIVLLVVGFTPLGALGAVAVKLRINYRTLDALMLALLVAHTARLVLGG, from the coding sequence ATGGCATCTGTTTCAGCTGTTATAAGGAATTTCCGGCCGCTTGAGGGCCGGGCATACATCGGTCTCATTGGTCTGGCGATACTGATGAATGCAAAGTGGGTTAGTCGTGATGAGGCGTTGCTGGCCTTTATAGCTGGGGTGTTCTTCGTTTGGTACGCATTCTCAATAAACAACTGCTTCGACGTGGACACCGACTCACTGAACCCAGATAAGGTTAAGAGGAATCCAATAGCCAGCGGGGAGCTCAGTTTTTGGGAAGGCGTGGCAATCTCTGTGGTTCTTGCCCTGCTTGGAACGGCTATCGCCTCCAGAACGAACACCCTAATGTTCATCTTTTACCTTCTCATGACTCTCCTCGCGACCATCTACTCCGCACCGCCGAGGCTGAAGGCGAGGCCGGTGGTTGATGTGCTCTCTCATGGCCTCTTTTTCGGCGGGCTTCCCTTCCTCTACGGCGCTTCAATGGACGGGAGAATCTCAGGCATCGAGGCGCTTATAGCACTCAGCGTTACCCTCTACTCCTTTGCCCTCGAGCTCAGGAACCACCTCGGCGACTATGAGAGCGACCTTAAGGCGGGCCTCAAAACGACGCCGATAGCGCTTGGAAAAAAGGCCTCTGAAACGCTTGTTGTGGTATTCTCTTGGGCCTCAATTGTCCTGCTGGTGGTGGGATTTACCCCCCTTGGAGCACTTGGGGCAGTGGCAGTGAAGCTTAGGATAAACTACCGGACGTTGGACGCTCTCATGCTGGCTTTATTGGTTGCACACACCGCCAGGTTGGTGCTCGGTGGATGA
- a CDS encoding translation initiation factor IF-6 has protein sequence MHIERLDFENSPYLGVYGRATDRVLLLREGLGEKKLEVLREVLKVPIIETSIMKSRIVGIFAAGNSNAIIVPWYIWDAELERIKTALNEFGIDMDVVPFKSRLTALGNLILTNDKAALVSKEFTREEANAIGEILGVDEVERGMIASYRSVGSVGVVTNKGGLVHPEATDEELEWLSDLFGVDIYVGTANMGVPFVGSCMLANSYGVVVGHLTTGPEIVKIEEALGFLG, from the coding sequence ATGCACATAGAGAGACTCGATTTTGAGAACTCCCCATATCTCGGTGTTTACGGGCGCGCAACTGACAGGGTTCTTCTCCTGAGAGAGGGACTGGGTGAGAAGAAGCTGGAAGTCCTGAGAGAAGTTCTCAAAGTCCCGATCATCGAAACCAGCATCATGAAGTCGAGGATAGTTGGAATATTCGCCGCCGGCAACTCCAACGCAATCATCGTCCCTTGGTACATCTGGGACGCTGAGCTTGAGAGAATCAAAACTGCTCTCAACGAGTTCGGTATTGACATGGACGTTGTCCCCTTTAAGAGCAGGCTCACAGCCCTTGGCAACCTCATCCTGACCAACGATAAGGCCGCCCTCGTCAGCAAGGAGTTCACGAGGGAGGAGGCAAACGCGATAGGCGAGATACTGGGCGTTGATGAGGTCGAGAGGGGAATGATAGCCAGCTACCGCTCAGTCGGCAGCGTTGGCGTCGTCACGAACAAGGGCGGGCTCGTCCATCCCGAGGCAACTGACGAGGAGCTTGAGTGGCTGAGCGACCTCTTTGGCGTTGATATCTACGTCGGCACAGCCAACATGGGCGTTCCATTCGTTGGCTCTTGCATGCTGGCCAACTCGTATGGTGTCGTTGTCGGGCACCTGACGACTGGTCCTGAGATAGTGAAGATCGAGGAAGCCCTCGGCTTCCTTGGTTGA
- the gltA gene encoding NADPH-dependent glutamate synthase: protein MPRRKLIKERVPTPERPPEERIKDFKEVNLGYTFELAVKEAERCLQCPYEYAPCIKGCPVHINIPGFISKLVEYRDDPDKAVKEALNVIWACNSLPATTGRVCPQEDQCEMNCVMGKVGDKINIGKLERFVADYAREKGIDEELLFEIIPKIEKKGQKVAIIGAGPAGLTAAGELAKLGYDVTIYEALHEPGGVLMYGIPEFRLPKEIVNKEIEKLRKLGVKILTDHVVGRTVTIEELLQEYDAVFIGSGAGTPRLINAPGINLNGIYTANEFLTRVNLMKAYLFPEYDTPVYVGKKVIVIGAGNTAMDAARSARRFGAEVTIAYRRGEEDVSAREEEVEHAKEEGIKFVYFVNPVEFIGDENGRVKAVKFEKMKALDERDARGKRKIVGTGEYVTLEADTVIIAIGKHPNRLIINTPGLKVERGKIVVDENLMTSIPGVFAGGDAIRGEATVILAMGDGRKAAKAIHEYLTKKRQEKANA from the coding sequence ATGCCGAGAAGGAAGCTCATCAAGGAGAGGGTTCCGACCCCCGAGAGGCCCCCGGAGGAGAGGATTAAGGACTTCAAGGAAGTAAACCTCGGCTACACCTTCGAACTGGCCGTTAAGGAAGCCGAGCGCTGTCTGCAGTGCCCCTACGAGTATGCACCCTGTATCAAGGGCTGTCCGGTTCACATCAACATTCCTGGATTCATAAGCAAGCTCGTTGAGTACCGCGACGATCCTGACAAGGCCGTTAAGGAAGCCCTCAACGTCATCTGGGCCTGCAACTCACTCCCAGCTACGACCGGTCGTGTCTGCCCGCAGGAAGACCAGTGTGAAATGAACTGTGTCATGGGCAAGGTCGGCGACAAGATAAACATCGGCAAGCTTGAGCGCTTTGTTGCTGACTACGCCCGCGAGAAGGGCATTGATGAGGAGCTTCTCTTTGAGATAATCCCGAAGATCGAGAAGAAGGGCCAGAAGGTCGCTATCATCGGAGCTGGGCCAGCTGGCCTCACCGCCGCCGGAGAGCTGGCGAAGCTCGGCTACGATGTTACCATCTACGAGGCCCTCCACGAGCCCGGAGGAGTCCTGATGTACGGTATCCCCGAGTTCAGACTTCCGAAGGAGATTGTGAACAAGGAGATTGAGAAGCTCAGAAAGCTCGGCGTCAAGATACTCACCGACCACGTTGTTGGCAGGACAGTTACCATCGAAGAGCTCCTCCAAGAGTACGATGCTGTCTTCATTGGTTCCGGTGCTGGAACTCCGAGGCTAATCAACGCCCCGGGAATCAACCTCAACGGAATCTACACCGCCAACGAGTTCCTCACGAGGGTCAACCTCATGAAGGCCTATCTCTTCCCTGAATACGACACACCGGTTTACGTTGGCAAGAAGGTCATCGTTATCGGCGCTGGAAACACCGCAATGGACGCCGCTAGGAGCGCCAGGCGCTTCGGTGCAGAGGTGACCATAGCCTACCGCCGCGGTGAGGAGGACGTCTCGGCCAGGGAGGAAGAGGTCGAGCACGCCAAGGAGGAGGGCATCAAGTTCGTCTACTTCGTCAACCCGGTCGAGTTCATAGGCGACGAGAATGGCAGGGTCAAGGCAGTCAAGTTCGAGAAGATGAAGGCTCTCGATGAGAGGGACGCCAGGGGCAAGAGGAAGATAGTCGGTACCGGCGAGTACGTAACCCTCGAAGCGGACACCGTCATTATCGCCATTGGAAAGCACCCGAACAGGCTCATCATCAACACACCTGGCCTCAAGGTCGAGCGCGGAAAGATCGTCGTTGATGAGAACCTCATGACCAGCATTCCGGGCGTTTTCGCCGGTGGAGATGCCATAAGGGGAGAGGCAACCGTCATCCTGGCGATGGGTGATGGGAGGAAGGCCGCGAAGGCCATCCACGAGTACCTCACGAAGAAGAGGCAGGAAAAGGCGAACGCCTGA